CAGGCGGCGACCGTATCAGGCATCAACGTCGCACGCAACCTGATCTACATCTACGCCATCGCAGGCGCGCTGTACGGCCTCGGCGGGGTGCTGGAGGCGGCGCGTACAGGCGGCGCCACGAACAACTATGGCAACATGTACGAGCTCGATGCGATCGCGGCGTGCGTCGTCGGCGGCGTCTCGACCGCAGGCGGCATCGGTACGGTGCCGGGCGTGCTGGCCGGCGTCCTGATCTTCGGCGTCATCAACTACGGCCTGACGTTCATCGGGGTGAGCCCGTATTGGCAGCTCATTATTAAAGGTCTGATTATCGTCGCGGCGGTCGCGTTCGATATTCGTAAATATTTGGCGAAGAAATAATCGCACACGTGTGGTGTATCATGAGGAAGAGAGAAGTCGTCGGCGGATGGGCCGACGGCTTTTTTTGGTGCTAGGTAGAGTGGGGTATTGTTAAGTGAAATATATAGTTAAATATAAATTATGTATGTGTATAAACACGTAACTGTTTATGGTATAATCTGGATAATGTAAATGTAGAAGTGAACGTAAACTACCAACTTATTGGAGGTATGCATGTTAAATCCATTTGAAGTCACAGATGTATTAGCCAAAACTTGGGTAACATTAATGGATGTTGATATCAATATCATAAATAGTTGGAAAAGCACATTTTTTTCCAGAGGATTCAACCAACATTCATTCAAATTAAAAAAACGTGTAGTTCTAAACTCAATGGATGAAATACAAAAATTGATTGACATCGTTAAAGATGAGTTGAAGAATGTTGCGAAAAATATAAGCATCCCCCACGTTTTTTTCCTAACAAACCATCACGGGGTGGTCTATGATTTGAGTGCCCCAAGTCATGTTATTCAATCTCTTGAATCTTATAATATCGGAGTTGGGACATCCTTTTCTCTCGAAGCAGCAGGAATAAATGCAGTATCCGTTGCGATGAAATTAAAAGATAAATCGATTGTGCAAGGAATAGAGCACAGTATGGATATTTTTAAGTCTTGGTCATGTATTTGTTTTCCAATCCGAAACCAACAAGATATAGTAGGTTACCTTGATTTATCTTTTCATAATGAGAATGACGTAGCATTTGCCGGGGCCCTAATGGAGCGAATCGTACATAACATAGAGCTTAAATTAATTGAAGCTTCCGAATCAGAGTCTAATGTTAGATTTGAGGAAAACTGTGACAAATACAAGTTAACCAATAAAGAAAAACAGGTTGCTCATTATTGGATTTGTGGGGAAACACAATCAGAGATTGCAAGCTTGCTAGGAATATCCAAAGAAACGGTAAAGTCACACCTGCGAAATATTTCTAAAAAAGTAGATGCCCATAATAAAATTACTTTTCTGAAAAAATTCGTTTAATCTCACCCTTTTGGGTGATTTTTTTTCAC
Above is a genomic segment from Paenibacillus sp. YYML68 containing:
- a CDS encoding LuxR C-terminal-related transcriptional regulator — translated: MLNPFEVTDVLAKTWVTLMDVDINIINSWKSTFFSRGFNQHSFKLKKRVVLNSMDEIQKLIDIVKDELKNVAKNISIPHVFFLTNHHGVVYDLSAPSHVIQSLESYNIGVGTSFSLEAAGINAVSVAMKLKDKSIVQGIEHSMDIFKSWSCICFPIRNQQDIVGYLDLSFHNENDVAFAGALMERIVHNIELKLIEASESESNVRFEENCDKYKLTNKEKQVAHYWICGETQSEIASLLGISKETVKSHLRNISKKVDAHNKITFLKKFV